In the genome of Ziziphus jujuba cultivar Dongzao chromosome 10, ASM3175591v1, the window TGAAACTAAACCcaaatcaacaagaaacaaAGTTTAGCAGAGGCAGGGGAAAATCAACAAGTCTTATTTCAAACGTCTTCCGTTCCCATATTGATCTAGAATGGGATGGTCACTGTTACAAATAAATGTTTCAGGgctaggaaagtaatttaaattattaaacccTATTGACTGCTCTGTGTCAGCAATACTTTCTACAAGAGATAATGGTCGATCTGGGATCGGAGGAACCGGAAAATTTGCTTCGAGTATATTCACAATCTGGTCCATTGTTGGCCTAGCTTGTACTATAGGATGAGAAGAAACAAGTGCAGCCAAaacatatttctccatttcaTCTTGAAGGCCTAATTCAGGCATGCCTTCATCAATGATATCCAACACTCTACCTTGTTTTACTAGTGACCAAGCCCAATCTGTCAACAGCAAAGTATTCACACCGTCGAATTCGATCACTGCTTTTTTCCCGCTCAAAAGCTCAAGAAGAACAACCCCAAAACTGTACACATCACTTCTCTCAGATAATTGTCCATATAGAGCATATTCTGGTGCAACATAGCCCAATGTCCCAGCAACCCCGGTGCTCAAATGTGAATACCCCTCAGGAGCAAACTTTGCAAGGCCGAAATCGACCAGTTTCGGCTCAAAAGTCTCATCCAAAAGTATATTGCTTGGTTTAACATCTCTGTGAATGATACCAGGTTGCACCCCATAGTGTAAATAAGCCAATCCACGTGCCACACCAAGTGCAATCTTTTGACGAGTAGGCCAACTAAGCTTCTTTTTCTCTGCCCCTGATCCAAAAAGATGATCATAGAGACTTCTATTGTGTACCAAGTCACAAACAATTATCCTCTGGTGGCCTTCCAAAGGGACAGTTTCGGTACAATATCCTCTCAACGCCACAAGATTCACATGCCTAATGCTGGCAATAACCTCCACTTCATGTGCAAAAGTTTTATCAGCTGCAACGGAGCAGTTCTTGAACCTTTTAAATGCGACTTCAGACCCATCTGGTAATATCCCTCTGTACACATTCCCATATCCTCCCATTCCAATTATATTTTCCCTTGAGAAATTATTAGTACTTTTCTTAATTTCCTGAAATGTCAGCTTGAAAAGTTTTGTATTTCCACCAATAAAGTCCCTCTTTGGAGTAAAACCCATCTCATTTTCAaccatattcttcttcttcatctttctGTGCCTTCTCCAGAAAATCCATACCACCCCAATTGCCCCAATGAAGCCACAGACACTACCTGTTACCACAGCCCTAAAAACTAcgtgcttcttcttcttcttatgaGTTGGGAGCAAATCTATGGAAAACAAACACTTGGCGGTGTCGAAATTAGTCGGTCCGTAGGGATTGGCAACAGCTGCAGCGTATATAGATGGATACCCAGTACAGTCAGATGCATTGCCATCATTAACACCTCTGAAGTAAGACTCACTTACAGTTGACAAACTGTCTAGACACGATGAACAAGACGAGCTGTTGCTCAAAGACTGATTGCAAGAGCTCCAAATCTTCTGCAAGTCGGATTGAGAGATAAGTTTTTCGAACTGCGACCGCGTTGTGATATTCAAGCAACTCTCCCACATCAAACTGTCCTTGAATCCACAGGTGGATCGGACTCTGAACCCGGGTAACAATTCATCGACCAAACCCTCATAAGCAACCCAGCAGGCATCTGAAGCAGCCGGAGGTGGGAAGAAGTAGCCTGTGGTTTGGAGGTATTGGGAGTGAAGCAAGCGAATTGCTTGAAACATGTAGTGGCACTC includes:
- the LOC107412067 gene encoding probable LRR receptor-like serine/threonine-protein kinase RKF3, which encodes MPFFVFLFLVLVSVSPNLTFSIVADHATPTRKLGSSSSSSSLCPLDIDGFRKIIHESNLRLVFLDVQTECHYMFQAIRLLHSQYLQTTGYFFPPPAASDACWVAYEGLVDELLPGFRVRSTCGFKDSLMWESCLNITTRSQFEKLISQSDLQKIWSSCNQSLSNSSSCSSCLDSLSTVSESYFRGVNDGNASDCTGYPSIYAAAVANPYGPTNFDTAKCLFSIDLLPTHKKKKKHVVFRAVVTGSVCGFIGAIGVVWIFWRRHRKMKKKNMVENEMGFTPKRDFIGGNTKLFKLTFQEIKKSTNNFSRENIIGMGGYGNVYRGILPDGSEVAFKRFKNCSVAADKTFAHEVEVIASIRHVNLVALRGYCTETVPLEGHQRIIVCDLVHNRSLYDHLFGSGAEKKKLSWPTRQKIALGVARGLAYLHYGVQPGIIHRDVKPSNILLDETFEPKLVDFGLAKFAPEGYSHLSTGVAGTLGYVAPEYALYGQLSERSDVYSFGVVLLELLSGKKAVIEFDGVNTLLLTDWAWSLVKQGRVLDIIDEGMPELGLQDEMEKYVLAALVSSHPIVQARPTMDQIVNILEANFPVPPIPDRPLSLVESIADTEQSIGFNNLNYFPSPETFICNSDHPILDQYGNGRRLK